The Mauremys reevesii isolate NIE-2019 linkage group 1, ASM1616193v1, whole genome shotgun sequence genome has a segment encoding these proteins:
- the TMCC3 gene encoding transmembrane and coiled-coil domain protein 3 isoform X2 translates to MNTLSLPLNIRRGGSDTNLNFDVPDGILEFHKVKLNADSLKQKILKVTEQIKIEQTARDGNVAEYLKLVNSADKQQAGRIKQVFEKKNQKSAHSIAQLQKKLEQYHRKLKDIEQNGSSKSSKDISKDNLKDIHPPLKDGHGKSRASGQGAESSKSGVPGVSLTPPVFVFSKSREFANLIRNKFGSADNISHLKNTLDEFRPETSSRAYGGSATIVAKPKYVSDDECSSGTSGSADSNGNHSFGPGGTNALDSQAKLSMILEELREIKETQSQLANDIENLKAQFQRDYGFISQTLQEERYRYERLEDQLNDLTDLHQHETANLKQELASIEERVAYQACERSRDVQEALESCQTRVFKLEFHQQEQQALQSETVNAKVLLGKCINVILAFMTVILVCVSTIAKFIAPMMKSRFHIICTFFAVTLLAIFCKNWDHIICAIERMIIPR, encoded by the exons ATGAATACTCTGAGCTTGCCACTTAACATTCGCCGTGGGGGTTCAGATACCAACCTCAACTTTGATGTACCCGATGGGATCTTAGAATTTCACAAAGTCAAACTTAATGCAGATAGCCTGAAACAAAAAATTTTGAAAGTTACAGAACAGATCAAAATTGAACAAACAGCCCGTGATGGAAATGTGGCTGAATATTTAAAACTGGTGAACAGTGCAGACAAGCAGCAGGCCGGACGTATTAAACAAGTCTTTGAGAAGAAGAACCAGAAGTCTGCTCACTCCATTGCCCAGCTACAGAAGAAATTGGAACAGTATCACCGAAAGCTCAAAGACATTGAACAAAATGGATCCTCCAAAAGTTCCAAAGATATTTCGAAAGATAACTTGAAGGATATCCATCCCCCTTTAAAAGATGGCCATGGCAAATCTCGTGCCAGTGGCCAAGGTGCTGAGAGCAGCAAATCGGGTGTGCCAGGTGTCTCCTTGACACCACCAGTGTTTGTTTTCAGCAAGTCAAGGGAGTTTGCAAACTTGATCCGAAATAAATTTGGCAGTGCTGACAACATTTCTCACCTGAAAAATACCCTGGATGAATTTCGTCCAGAAACTAGTTCCAGGGCCTATGGTGGCAGTGCTACTATTGTGGCTAAACCAAAATATGTTAGTGATGATGAGTGCTCAAGTGGGACATCTGGCTCTGCAGATAGTAATGGGAACCATTCCTTTGGGCCTGGTGGGACAAACGCTCTGGACAGCCAAGCAAAGCTTTCCATGATCTTGGAGGAACTGAGAGAAATAAAGGAGACACAGTCCCAATTAGCTAATGACATAGAGAATTTAAAAGCACAGTTTCAGAGAGACTATGGTTTTATTTCTCAGACATTGCAGGAGGAAAGATACAg gTATGAACGATTGGAAGACCAGCTAAACGATCTGACAGATCTTCATCAGCATGAGACTGCAAACTTGAAACAAGAGCTAGCCAGCATAGAAGAAAGAGTGGCATATCAGGCCTGTGAACGGTCACGAGATGTTCAG GAAGCCTTGGAATCTTGCCAGACTCGGGTTTTTAAGCTGGAGTTCCATCAGCAAGAACAGCAAGCGCTGCAGTCAGAAACTGTGAATGCCAAAGTACTCCTAGGGAAGTGTATAAATGTAATCTTGGCCTTCATGACTGTCATTTTAGTGTGCGTTTCTACCATTGCAAAGTTTATAGCTCCTATGATGAAGAGCCGTTTCCATATCATCTGCACTTTTTTTGCAGTGACTCTGCTTGCAATATTTTGTAAAAATTGGGATCACATTATCTGTGCCATAGAAAGGATGATCATACCAAGATGA